The following coding sequences are from one Eleginops maclovinus isolate JMC-PN-2008 ecotype Puerto Natales chromosome 11, JC_Emac_rtc_rv5, whole genome shotgun sequence window:
- the zgc:165604 gene encoding immunoglobulin superfamily member 11 isoform X1, with the protein MGSSGRWMLWCLCVCFTALENVALRVTMRESSLEVVQGDVIVLPCSFFTSSPLSRLNVIWTLAPVSSPETPKQVIVYDHGQAIEDPSLIGRVGFTGIPWSADIALNDTLISDAGIYRCMVNNPPETADPGIGELELSVLAPPSLPVCQWDGDIDMGGSVTLSCSVAEGIPTPEIRWDKLNPEEIALPINMDGDLSGSVQIVNVSSQTSGLYRCSATNHLGTENCYVNLSIYTPPESPSGILQSVLLTLSMSLVLLALLALVLWLHRTGQDGRWREGKEEEEEESYNEIRYTPSLMKRSFV; encoded by the exons aTGGGCTCTTCTGGAAGATGGATGCTCtggtgcctctgtgtgtgtttcacggCTCTGGAGAACG TTGCTCTCAGGGTGACAATGAGGGAGTCCAGCCTGGAGGTGGTTCAGGGGGACGTCATCGTGCTGCCCTGCTCCTTCTTCACCTCCAGCCCGCTCTCCAGACTCAACGTCATCTGGACTCTGGCTCCCGTCTCCAGTCCTGAAACCCCCAAACAG GTGATTGTGTACGACCATGGTCAGGCGATTGAAGACCCCTCACTCATTGGCAGGGTGGGTTTTACAG GTATACCTTGGAGTGCAGACATCGCCCTGAACGACACCCTGATATCAGATGCTGGGATTTACCGCTGCATGGTCAACAACCCTCCAGAGACGGCGGATCCCGGCATAGGGGAGCTGGAGCTCAGTGTGCTGG cGCCACCCTCGCTGCCTGTGTGCCAGTGGGATGGAGACATCGATATGGGAGGAAGTGTCACGTTGTCCTGCTCCGTGGCAGAGGGGATCCCCACTCCAGAGATCCGCTGGGATAAACTGAACCCAGAGGAAATCGCACTTCCCATCAACATGGACg gagATCTATCAGGCTCCGTCCAAATTGTCAACGTGTCCTCTCAGACGTCCGGCCTGTATCGCTGCTCTGCCACTAACCACCTGGGGACAGAGAACTGCTACGTCAACCTGTCCATCTACACCC CCCCAGAGAGTCCCTCAGGCATCCTGCAGAGTGTGCTGCTGACCCTGTCCATGAGCCTGGTGCTGCTGGCGCTTCTGGCGCTTGTGCTGTGGCTCCATCGCACCGGACAGGACgggaggtggagggaggggaaggaagaggaggaggaggagtcttACAATGAGATACGGTACACTCCGTCTCTGATGAAGCGCTCGTTTGTTTGA
- the zgc:165604 gene encoding immunoglobulin superfamily member 11 isoform X4: MRESSLEVVQGDVIVLPCSFFTSSPLSRLNVIWTLAPVSSPETPKQVIVYDHGQAIEDPSLIGRVGFTGIPWSADIALNDTLISDAGIYRCMVNNPPETADPGIGELELSVLAPPSLPVCQWDGDIDMGGSVTLSCSVAEGIPTPEIRWDKLNPEEIALPINMDGDLSGSVQIVNVSSQTSGLYRCSATNHLGTENCYVNLSIYTPPESPSGILQSVLLTLSMSLVLLALLALVLWLHRTGQDGRWREGKEEEEEESYNEIRYTPSLMKRSFV, from the exons ATGAGGGAGTCCAGCCTGGAGGTGGTTCAGGGGGACGTCATCGTGCTGCCCTGCTCCTTCTTCACCTCCAGCCCGCTCTCCAGACTCAACGTCATCTGGACTCTGGCTCCCGTCTCCAGTCCTGAAACCCCCAAACAG GTGATTGTGTACGACCATGGTCAGGCGATTGAAGACCCCTCACTCATTGGCAGGGTGGGTTTTACAG GTATACCTTGGAGTGCAGACATCGCCCTGAACGACACCCTGATATCAGATGCTGGGATTTACCGCTGCATGGTCAACAACCCTCCAGAGACGGCGGATCCCGGCATAGGGGAGCTGGAGCTCAGTGTGCTGG cGCCACCCTCGCTGCCTGTGTGCCAGTGGGATGGAGACATCGATATGGGAGGAAGTGTCACGTTGTCCTGCTCCGTGGCAGAGGGGATCCCCACTCCAGAGATCCGCTGGGATAAACTGAACCCAGAGGAAATCGCACTTCCCATCAACATGGACg gagATCTATCAGGCTCCGTCCAAATTGTCAACGTGTCCTCTCAGACGTCCGGCCTGTATCGCTGCTCTGCCACTAACCACCTGGGGACAGAGAACTGCTACGTCAACCTGTCCATCTACACCC CCCCAGAGAGTCCCTCAGGCATCCTGCAGAGTGTGCTGCTGACCCTGTCCATGAGCCTGGTGCTGCTGGCGCTTCTGGCGCTTGTGCTGTGGCTCCATCGCACCGGACAGGACgggaggtggagggaggggaaggaagaggaggaggaggagtcttACAATGAGATACGGTACACTCCGTCTCTGATGAAGCGCTCGTTTGTTTGA
- the zgc:165604 gene encoding immunoglobulin superfamily member 11 isoform X2, with protein MDALVPLCVFHGSGERVTMRESSLEVVQGDVIVLPCSFFTSSPLSRLNVIWTLAPVSSPETPKQVIVYDHGQAIEDPSLIGRVGFTGIPWSADIALNDTLISDAGIYRCMVNNPPETADPGIGELELSVLAPPSLPVCQWDGDIDMGGSVTLSCSVAEGIPTPEIRWDKLNPEEIALPINMDGDLSGSVQIVNVSSQTSGLYRCSATNHLGTENCYVNLSIYTPPESPSGILQSVLLTLSMSLVLLALLALVLWLHRTGQDGRWREGKEEEEEESYNEIRYTPSLMKRSFV; from the exons ATGGATGCTCtggtgcctctgtgtgtgtttcacggCTCTGGAGAACG GGTGACAATGAGGGAGTCCAGCCTGGAGGTGGTTCAGGGGGACGTCATCGTGCTGCCCTGCTCCTTCTTCACCTCCAGCCCGCTCTCCAGACTCAACGTCATCTGGACTCTGGCTCCCGTCTCCAGTCCTGAAACCCCCAAACAG GTGATTGTGTACGACCATGGTCAGGCGATTGAAGACCCCTCACTCATTGGCAGGGTGGGTTTTACAG GTATACCTTGGAGTGCAGACATCGCCCTGAACGACACCCTGATATCAGATGCTGGGATTTACCGCTGCATGGTCAACAACCCTCCAGAGACGGCGGATCCCGGCATAGGGGAGCTGGAGCTCAGTGTGCTGG cGCCACCCTCGCTGCCTGTGTGCCAGTGGGATGGAGACATCGATATGGGAGGAAGTGTCACGTTGTCCTGCTCCGTGGCAGAGGGGATCCCCACTCCAGAGATCCGCTGGGATAAACTGAACCCAGAGGAAATCGCACTTCCCATCAACATGGACg gagATCTATCAGGCTCCGTCCAAATTGTCAACGTGTCCTCTCAGACGTCCGGCCTGTATCGCTGCTCTGCCACTAACCACCTGGGGACAGAGAACTGCTACGTCAACCTGTCCATCTACACCC CCCCAGAGAGTCCCTCAGGCATCCTGCAGAGTGTGCTGCTGACCCTGTCCATGAGCCTGGTGCTGCTGGCGCTTCTGGCGCTTGTGCTGTGGCTCCATCGCACCGGACAGGACgggaggtggagggaggggaaggaagaggaggaggaggagtcttACAATGAGATACGGTACACTCCGTCTCTGATGAAGCGCTCGTTTGTTTGA
- the zgc:165604 gene encoding immunoglobulin superfamily member 11 isoform X3: MVALRVTMRESSLEVVQGDVIVLPCSFFTSSPLSRLNVIWTLAPVSSPETPKQVIVYDHGQAIEDPSLIGRVGFTGIPWSADIALNDTLISDAGIYRCMVNNPPETADPGIGELELSVLAPPSLPVCQWDGDIDMGGSVTLSCSVAEGIPTPEIRWDKLNPEEIALPINMDGDLSGSVQIVNVSSQTSGLYRCSATNHLGTENCYVNLSIYTPPESPSGILQSVLLTLSMSLVLLALLALVLWLHRTGQDGRWREGKEEEEEESYNEIRYTPSLMKRSFV, encoded by the exons ATGG TTGCTCTCAGGGTGACAATGAGGGAGTCCAGCCTGGAGGTGGTTCAGGGGGACGTCATCGTGCTGCCCTGCTCCTTCTTCACCTCCAGCCCGCTCTCCAGACTCAACGTCATCTGGACTCTGGCTCCCGTCTCCAGTCCTGAAACCCCCAAACAG GTGATTGTGTACGACCATGGTCAGGCGATTGAAGACCCCTCACTCATTGGCAGGGTGGGTTTTACAG GTATACCTTGGAGTGCAGACATCGCCCTGAACGACACCCTGATATCAGATGCTGGGATTTACCGCTGCATGGTCAACAACCCTCCAGAGACGGCGGATCCCGGCATAGGGGAGCTGGAGCTCAGTGTGCTGG cGCCACCCTCGCTGCCTGTGTGCCAGTGGGATGGAGACATCGATATGGGAGGAAGTGTCACGTTGTCCTGCTCCGTGGCAGAGGGGATCCCCACTCCAGAGATCCGCTGGGATAAACTGAACCCAGAGGAAATCGCACTTCCCATCAACATGGACg gagATCTATCAGGCTCCGTCCAAATTGTCAACGTGTCCTCTCAGACGTCCGGCCTGTATCGCTGCTCTGCCACTAACCACCTGGGGACAGAGAACTGCTACGTCAACCTGTCCATCTACACCC CCCCAGAGAGTCCCTCAGGCATCCTGCAGAGTGTGCTGCTGACCCTGTCCATGAGCCTGGTGCTGCTGGCGCTTCTGGCGCTTGTGCTGTGGCTCCATCGCACCGGACAGGACgggaggtggagggaggggaaggaagaggaggaggaggagtcttACAATGAGATACGGTACACTCCGTCTCTGATGAAGCGCTCGTTTGTTTGA
- the dlat gene encoding dihydrolipoyllysine-residue acetyltransferase component of pyruvate dehydrogenase complex, mitochondrial, whose product MLRLILRLRPSSGLRCPRALPAGPAVLSSRSVPGTGALRRLHCGAGSRTVCWSSSLSNRAVLLRCPQLSCQSVRFYSLPPHQKVELPALSPTMQTGTIARWEKKEGEQISEGELIAEVETDKATVGFEMMEECYLAKILVPEGTRDVSIGAVICITVDSPELVAAFKDVTLESIQAAGASPSPAASTPPPAPAAAPAAPGSSYPTHLKITLPALSPTMTMGTVQRWEKKVGEKLSEGDLLAEIETDKATIGFEVQEEGYLAKIMVPEGTRDVPLGVPLCIIVERESDIAAFKDYVETGVAEVSAPPPAPAPVAAQAAAAPSPAPAAAASAAPRKGRVFASPLAKKLAAEKGIDLAQVSGSGPDGRITRKDIDSFVPPKAAPAVAAAPAPAAAPAAPAPVAAPAAPAGTFTDIPISNIRKVIAQRLMQSKQTIPHYYLSLDVNMDQVIELRKELNAEVKAQNIKLSVNDFIIKASALACLKVPECNSSWLDTVIRQNHVVDVSVAVSTANGLITPIVFNAHTKGLVGISSDVSALAAKARDGKLQPHEFQGGTFTISNLGMFGVKNFSAIINPPQSCILAVGGSEKRLMPADNEKGFDVASMMSVTLSCDHRVVDGAVGAQWLAEFRKFLEKPVTMLL is encoded by the exons ATGCTTCGTCTGATCCTGCGGCTCAGGCCGTCCTCTGGGCTCCGGTGTCCCCGTGCCCTCCCGGCCGGGCCTGCTGTGCTCAGCTCTCGCTCCGTGCCCGGAACCGGAGCGCTGAGGCGGCTGCACTGCGGAGCGGGGTCCCGGACCGTGTGTTGGAGCTCCAGCCTCAGCAACAGGGCGGTTCTGCTGCGGTGTCCCCAGCTGAGCTGTCAGAGCGTGCGGTTCTACAGCCTGCCGCCGCACCAGAAG GTGGAGCTCCCTGCTCTGTCCCCCACCATGCAGACCGGTACGATCGCTCGCtgggagaagaaggaaggagaacaAATCAGCGAGGGCGAACTTATAGCTGAG GTGGAGACTGACAAGGCCACTGTAGGGTTTGAGATGATGGAGGAGTGCTATCTGGCAAAGATCCTGGTGCCTGAAGGGACCAGAGATGTCAGCATTGGAGCTGTAATCTGCATCACAGTCGACAG CCCCGAACTCGTCGCAGCTTTTAAGGATGTTACCTTGGAGTCAATTCAAGCAGCCGGTGCCAGCCCTTCACCAGCCGCCtccactcctcctcctgctcctgctgctgctcctgcagcCCCGGGCAGCTCTTACCCCACACACTTGAAG ATCACACTTCCTGCCCTCTCCCCTACCATGACGATGGGAACAGTGCAGCGCTGGGAGAAGAAAGTGGGAGAGAAGCTGAGTGAAGGAGATCTGCTGGCTGAGATCGAGACTGACAAGGCGACCATCG GCTTCGAGGTGCAGGAGGAGGGATATTTGGCCAAAATCATGGTGCCAGAGGGAACTCGTGATGTTCCCCTGGGAGTGCCGCTCTGCATCATtgtggagagagaaagtgatATCGCTGCCTTCAAAGATTATGTAGAGACCGGGGTGGCAGAGGTTTCCgctccacctccagctcctgcaCCG GTTGCAGCTcaagctgctgcagcacctagTCCTGCTCCAGCGGCCGCTGCCTCAGCAGCACCCAGGAAGGGCCGCGTGTTTGCCAGCCCCCTCGCCAAGAAGCTCGCCGCTGAAAAAGGAATCGACCTGGCACAAGTCAGCG gctctggtcctgacgggCGCATCACCAGGAAAGATATCGACAGCTTTGTTCCACCAAAGGCAGCACCT GCTGTAGCTGCGGCTCCCGCTCCAGCCgctgctccagctgctcctgctcctgTGGCGGCTCCTGCTGCACCAGCTGGGACCTTCACAGACATCCCTATCAGCAACATCCGCAAG GTCATCGCTCAGAGGTTGATGCAGTCCAAACAAACTATCCCCCATTATTACCTGTCTCTAGACGTCAACATGGACCAAGTGATCGAGCTGCGGAAAGAACTTAATGCT gaggtgAAAGCGCAGAATATTAAGCTCAGTGTGAATGACTTCATCATCAAAGCCAGCGCTCTGGCCTGCCTCAAGGTTCCTGAGTGCAACTCCTCCTGGTTGGACACGGTCATCCGGCA GAACCATGTGGTGGACGTGAGTGTAGCAGTGAGCACAGCCAACGGTCTCATCACGCCCATAGTGTTCAACGCCCACACCAAAGGACTCGTTGGCATCAGCTCTGACGTGTCTGCGCTCGCTGCCAAAGCCAGAGACGGCAAACTGCAGCCACACGAGTTCCAG GGAGGTACATTCACTATCTCTAATTTGGGGATGTTTGGCGTCAAGAACTTCTCCGCCATCATCAACCCCCCTCAGTCCTGTATCCTCGCCGTCGGGGGCTCAGAGAAACGGCTGATGCCTGCTGATAATGAGAAAGG GTTTGACGTAGCCAGCATGATGTCAGTGACGCTGAGCTGCGACCACCGGGTGGTGGACGGCGCAGTCGGAGCGCAGTGGCTCGCAGAGTTCCGCAAGTTCTTGGAGAAACCGGTCACCatgctgttgtga